A part of Osmerus mordax isolate fOsmMor3 chromosome 10, fOsmMor3.pri, whole genome shotgun sequence genomic DNA contains:
- the mybpc2b gene encoding myosin binding protein Cb isoform X2 produces the protein MTETPRGAGEDDGDLDFSALLKATKKKKKPQPAVEEKDVWEILKTAHPSEYEKIAFEYGITDLRGMLKRLKKMKTVEPKHSDAFLKKLESAYSCEKGKKIVLSVEVVDPNAQVKWLKNGQEIKPSAKYIIECVGNVRTLTINKTSLADDAAYECVVENEKCFTEVFVKEPPIKIIKLMDDYHVVVGERVEFEIEVSEEGAHVMWAYEDQELSRDSQKFRFKKDGKKHCLIIQEATLDDIGMYHAWTNGGHTKGELEVEEKELEVLQSIADLTVRAADQAMFKCEVSDEKVTGKWFKDGVEVLPSDRIKMTHIGRMHRLTIDEVKPEDAGDYTFIPDGYALSLSAKLNFLEIKIDYVPRQDPPKIHLDTTGNMVSQNTIIVVAGNKLRLDVEISGEPAPTVVWMKGDKPITDVEGRMRVEARKDLSCFVIEGAERADEGNYSITVTNPAGEDKAILFVKIVDVPDEPENVKCIAVGEDCATIVWDPPKFDGGAPIKGYLMERKKKGSSRWTKLNFDVYESTTYEAKRMIEGVLYEMRVFAVNGIGLSPPSLNSKPFMPIAPTSEPVRLMVHDVTDTTCTLKWLAPEKIGAGGLDGYIIEYCKDGGTEWVQVNKELCERQGYVVRDLPTGEKINFRVMAKNIAGVSPPALLAQSVTIREIMELPKIRLPRDLRQKYIRKVGEKINLTIPFQGKPRPVATWFKDGEPVDAKKVGVLNSNVDSILFIRSAEREHSGKYELVLQIENMEDRASFEIRIVDKPGPPVGVNVAEVWGFNAALEWKPPKDDGNCDITGYTIQKADKKTMEWFTVYDHNRRPNCTASDLVMGNEYTFRVYSENLCGLSEEPCFSKNTAAIPKIGLDCNRAPFKEKDMNACPKFTQPLQDRSVVAGYSTAISCSVRGFPKPKIVWMRNRMILGDDPKFLMQNNQGVLTLNIRKPGLYDGGKYSCKAVNDLGEDEVECKLEIRAVPVEKTEKD, from the exons ATGACAGAAACACcaag AGGTGCtggagaggatgatggagaCCTGGACTTCAGCGCCTTGTTAAAAGCCACCAAAAA GAAGAAGAAGCCTCAGCCGGCTGTAGAAGAGAAGGATGTGTGGGAAATTCTTAAGACTGCCCATCCCAGCGAGTACGAGAAGATTGCCTTTGAATATGGCATTACAGATCTAAGAGGCATGCTCAAACGTTTGAAGAAGATGAAGACAGTGGAACCCAAGCACAGTGATG CTTTCCTGAAGAAACTGGAATCCGCCTACTCTTGTGAGAAAGGAAAGAAGATCGTTCTGTCTGTGGAGGTGGTTGACCCCAATGCCCAGGTCAAATGGTTGAAAAATGGCCAGGAGATTAAACCCTCTGCCAA GTATATCATTGAGTGCGTGGGTAACGTCAGAACACTCACCATCAACAAGACTTCCCTGGCTGATGATGCCGCATATGAGTGTGTGGTAGAGAATGAAAAGTGTTTCACAGAAGTGTTTGTCAAGG AACCCCCAATAAAAATCATCAAGCTGATGGATGACTATCACGTCGtcgtgggagagagggtggagtttGAGATCGAGGTGTCTGAAGAGGGAGCCCATGTCATGTG GGCTTATGAAGATCAGGAACTCTCGAGGGATTCACAGAAGTTCCGCTTTAAGAAGGATGGGAAGAAGCACTGTCTTATCATCCAGGAGGCCACCCTGGACGACATCGGAATGTACCATGCCTGGACAAACGGGGGGCACACCAAAGGAGAGCTGGAAGTGGAAG AGAAGGAACTGGAGGTGTTGCAGAGCATCGCTGACCTGACCGTGAGGGCCGCAGATCAAGCCATGTTCAAGTGTGAGGTGTCGGACGAGAAAGTGACTGGGAAGTGGTTTAAGGATGGTGTGGAGGTTCTGCCCAGCGACCGCATCAAAATGACTCACATTGGCAG GATGCATCGACTGACCATTGATGAGGTGAAGCCGGAGGATGCTGGAGACTACACCTTTATCCCAGACGGctacgccctctctctctcagccaaaCTCAACTTCTTGG AAATCAAGATCGACTATGTCCCTCGCCAAG acCCTCCCAAGATCCACCTGGACACCACAGGGAACATGGTGTCCCAAAACACCATCATCGTGGTGGCCGGAAATAAGCTACGCCTGGATGTGGAGATCAGTGGAGAGCCTGCACCTACCGTGGTCTGGATGAAGGGAGATAAG ccAATCACGGACGTCGAGGGGCGTATGAGGGTTGAGGCCAGGAAGGACCTGAGCTGCTTCGTCATAGAGGGGGCGGAAAGGGCGGATGAAGGCAACTACAGCATCACCGTCACCAACCCTGCGGGAGAGGACAAAGCTATCCTGTTTGTCAAGATTGTTG ATGTGCCAGATGAACCAGAGAATGTCAAGTGTATCGCGGTGGGAGAGGACTGTGCCACTATTGTCTGGGACCCACCCAAGTTTGACGGTGGTGCACCAATCAAAG GTTATctaatggagagaaagaagaagggatCGTCCAGATGGACAAAGCTCAACTTCGACGTGTACGAGTCGACCACCTACGAGGCTAAGAGGATGATCGAGGGCGTGCTCTACGAGATGAGGGTGTTCGCCGTCAACGGCAtcggcctctccccccccagcctcaactCCAAACCCTTCATGCCCATCG ccCCGACCAGTGAACCCGTGCGCCTCATGGTCCACGATGTGACAGACACCACATGCACCCTCAAATGGCTGGCCCCGGAGAAGATCGGAGCAGGAGGCCTGGACGGCTACATTATTGAGTACTGCAAAGACGGAG GTACTGAGTGGGTGCAGGTGAACAAGGAACTGTGTGAGAGACAGGGCTACGTGGTGCGTGACCTTCCTACAGGGGAGAAGATCAACTTTAGAGTTATGGCCAAGAACATTGCAGGAGTCAGTCCCCCTGCATTGCTTGCCCAGTCTGTCACCATCCGCGAGATcatgg agTTGCCCAAGATCCGTCTCCCTCGGGATCTGAGACAGAAGTACATCAGGAAAGTCGGGGAAAAGATTAATCTGACCATCCCCTTCCAG GGTAAGCCACGTCCAGTTGCGACTTGGTTCAAGGATGGGGAACCTGTCGACGCGAAGAAGGTGGGTGTCCTCAACTCAAACGTAGATAGCATCCTCTTCATTCGCTCTGCGGAGAGAGAGCACTCTGGGAAATACGAGCTGGTCCTACAGATTGAGAACATGGAGGACAGGGCCTCTTTCGAAATTCGTATCGTGG ACAAGCCAGGACCTCCTGTAGGAGTGAATGTGGCAGAGGTTTGGGGCTTCAACGCAGCGCTAGAGTGGAAGCCACCCAAAGATGATGGCAACTGTGACATCACGGGCTACACCATACAGAAGGCAGACAAGAAAACCATG GAGTGGTTCACTGTCTACGATCACAACAGAAGACCAAACTGTACAGCCTCAGACCTGGTGATGGGGAATGAGTACACCTTCCGTGTCTACAGTGAGAACCTCTGTGGCCTGAGCGAGGAGCCATGTTTCAGCAAGAACACAGCTGCCATACCCAAGatag GACTGGACTGCAACCGGGCTCCTTTCAAGGAGAAGGACATGAACGCCTGTCCTAAGTTCACACAGCCCCTGCAGGATAGATCTGTAGTGGCAGGCTATAGCACTGCCATCAGCTGTTCTGTACGAGGATTCCCTAAG CCTAAAATCGTCTGGATGAGGAACAGGATGATCCTGGGAGACGACCCGAAGTTCCTGATGCAGAACAACCAGGGGGTGCTGACCCTGAACATCCGTAAGCCTGGCCTGTATGACGGGGGGAAGTACTCATGCAAGGCGGTGAATGACCTTGGAGAAGATGAAGTGGAGTGCAAGCTGGAGATACGAG CTGTCCCAGTTGAAAAGACGGAGAAAGACTGA
- the mybpc2b gene encoding myosin binding protein Cb isoform X1, with protein sequence MIFIAKVDSSKLTRKPTIKWLKGKWLDLGSKAGKHLQFKETYDRNTKIYTYEMKIIKVVAGDAGGYRCEVISKDKCDSSTFEITVEATAKEEEADILSAFKRSGAGEDDGDLDFSALLKATKKKKKPQPAVEEKDVWEILKTAHPSEYEKIAFEYGITDLRGMLKRLKKMKTVEPKHSDAFLKKLESAYSCEKGKKIVLSVEVVDPNAQVKWLKNGQEIKPSAKYIIECVGNVRTLTINKTSLADDAAYECVVENEKCFTEVFVKEPPIKIIKLMDDYHVVVGERVEFEIEVSEEGAHVMWAYEDQELSRDSQKFRFKKDGKKHCLIIQEATLDDIGMYHAWTNGGHTKGELEVEEKELEVLQSIADLTVRAADQAMFKCEVSDEKVTGKWFKDGVEVLPSDRIKMTHIGRMHRLTIDEVKPEDAGDYTFIPDGYALSLSAKLNFLEIKIDYVPRQDPPKIHLDTTGNMVSQNTIIVVAGNKLRLDVEISGEPAPTVVWMKGDKPITDVEGRMRVEARKDLSCFVIEGAERADEGNYSITVTNPAGEDKAILFVKIVDVPDEPENVKCIAVGEDCATIVWDPPKFDGGAPIKGYLMERKKKGSSRWTKLNFDVYESTTYEAKRMIEGVLYEMRVFAVNGIGLSPPSLNSKPFMPIAPTSEPVRLMVHDVTDTTCTLKWLAPEKIGAGGLDGYIIEYCKDGGTEWVQVNKELCERQGYVVRDLPTGEKINFRVMAKNIAGVSPPALLAQSVTIREIMELPKIRLPRDLRQKYIRKVGEKINLTIPFQGKPRPVATWFKDGEPVDAKKVGVLNSNVDSILFIRSAEREHSGKYELVLQIENMEDRASFEIRIVDKPGPPVGVNVAEVWGFNAALEWKPPKDDGNCDITGYTIQKADKKTMEWFTVYDHNRRPNCTASDLVMGNEYTFRVYSENLCGLSEEPCFSKNTAAIPKIGLDCNRAPFKEKDMNACPKFTQPLQDRSVVAGYSTAISCSVRGFPKPKIVWMRNRMILGDDPKFLMQNNQGVLTLNIRKPGLYDGGKYSCKAVNDLGEDEVECKLEIRAVPVEKTEKD encoded by the exons ATGATATTCATTGCCAAAGTGGATTCATCCAAACTGACGAGAAAGCCAACCATCAAGTGGCTGAAGGGGAAGTGGTTGGATCTGGGCAGCAAGGCCGGGAAACACCTGCAGTTTAAGGAGACTTATGACAGAAACACcaag ATCTACACCTATGAGATGAAGATCATCAAAGTAGTAGCAGGTGATGCTGGTGGATACAGGTGTGAAGTGATCTCCAAAGACAAATGTGACAGCAGCACATTTGAGATCACTGTGGAGG CTACTGcaaaagaggaggaggcagacatTCTGTCGGCTTTTAAAAGATC AGGTGCtggagaggatgatggagaCCTGGACTTCAGCGCCTTGTTAAAAGCCACCAAAAA GAAGAAGAAGCCTCAGCCGGCTGTAGAAGAGAAGGATGTGTGGGAAATTCTTAAGACTGCCCATCCCAGCGAGTACGAGAAGATTGCCTTTGAATATGGCATTACAGATCTAAGAGGCATGCTCAAACGTTTGAAGAAGATGAAGACAGTGGAACCCAAGCACAGTGATG CTTTCCTGAAGAAACTGGAATCCGCCTACTCTTGTGAGAAAGGAAAGAAGATCGTTCTGTCTGTGGAGGTGGTTGACCCCAATGCCCAGGTCAAATGGTTGAAAAATGGCCAGGAGATTAAACCCTCTGCCAA GTATATCATTGAGTGCGTGGGTAACGTCAGAACACTCACCATCAACAAGACTTCCCTGGCTGATGATGCCGCATATGAGTGTGTGGTAGAGAATGAAAAGTGTTTCACAGAAGTGTTTGTCAAGG AACCCCCAATAAAAATCATCAAGCTGATGGATGACTATCACGTCGtcgtgggagagagggtggagtttGAGATCGAGGTGTCTGAAGAGGGAGCCCATGTCATGTG GGCTTATGAAGATCAGGAACTCTCGAGGGATTCACAGAAGTTCCGCTTTAAGAAGGATGGGAAGAAGCACTGTCTTATCATCCAGGAGGCCACCCTGGACGACATCGGAATGTACCATGCCTGGACAAACGGGGGGCACACCAAAGGAGAGCTGGAAGTGGAAG AGAAGGAACTGGAGGTGTTGCAGAGCATCGCTGACCTGACCGTGAGGGCCGCAGATCAAGCCATGTTCAAGTGTGAGGTGTCGGACGAGAAAGTGACTGGGAAGTGGTTTAAGGATGGTGTGGAGGTTCTGCCCAGCGACCGCATCAAAATGACTCACATTGGCAG GATGCATCGACTGACCATTGATGAGGTGAAGCCGGAGGATGCTGGAGACTACACCTTTATCCCAGACGGctacgccctctctctctcagccaaaCTCAACTTCTTGG AAATCAAGATCGACTATGTCCCTCGCCAAG acCCTCCCAAGATCCACCTGGACACCACAGGGAACATGGTGTCCCAAAACACCATCATCGTGGTGGCCGGAAATAAGCTACGCCTGGATGTGGAGATCAGTGGAGAGCCTGCACCTACCGTGGTCTGGATGAAGGGAGATAAG ccAATCACGGACGTCGAGGGGCGTATGAGGGTTGAGGCCAGGAAGGACCTGAGCTGCTTCGTCATAGAGGGGGCGGAAAGGGCGGATGAAGGCAACTACAGCATCACCGTCACCAACCCTGCGGGAGAGGACAAAGCTATCCTGTTTGTCAAGATTGTTG ATGTGCCAGATGAACCAGAGAATGTCAAGTGTATCGCGGTGGGAGAGGACTGTGCCACTATTGTCTGGGACCCACCCAAGTTTGACGGTGGTGCACCAATCAAAG GTTATctaatggagagaaagaagaagggatCGTCCAGATGGACAAAGCTCAACTTCGACGTGTACGAGTCGACCACCTACGAGGCTAAGAGGATGATCGAGGGCGTGCTCTACGAGATGAGGGTGTTCGCCGTCAACGGCAtcggcctctccccccccagcctcaactCCAAACCCTTCATGCCCATCG ccCCGACCAGTGAACCCGTGCGCCTCATGGTCCACGATGTGACAGACACCACATGCACCCTCAAATGGCTGGCCCCGGAGAAGATCGGAGCAGGAGGCCTGGACGGCTACATTATTGAGTACTGCAAAGACGGAG GTACTGAGTGGGTGCAGGTGAACAAGGAACTGTGTGAGAGACAGGGCTACGTGGTGCGTGACCTTCCTACAGGGGAGAAGATCAACTTTAGAGTTATGGCCAAGAACATTGCAGGAGTCAGTCCCCCTGCATTGCTTGCCCAGTCTGTCACCATCCGCGAGATcatgg agTTGCCCAAGATCCGTCTCCCTCGGGATCTGAGACAGAAGTACATCAGGAAAGTCGGGGAAAAGATTAATCTGACCATCCCCTTCCAG GGTAAGCCACGTCCAGTTGCGACTTGGTTCAAGGATGGGGAACCTGTCGACGCGAAGAAGGTGGGTGTCCTCAACTCAAACGTAGATAGCATCCTCTTCATTCGCTCTGCGGAGAGAGAGCACTCTGGGAAATACGAGCTGGTCCTACAGATTGAGAACATGGAGGACAGGGCCTCTTTCGAAATTCGTATCGTGG ACAAGCCAGGACCTCCTGTAGGAGTGAATGTGGCAGAGGTTTGGGGCTTCAACGCAGCGCTAGAGTGGAAGCCACCCAAAGATGATGGCAACTGTGACATCACGGGCTACACCATACAGAAGGCAGACAAGAAAACCATG GAGTGGTTCACTGTCTACGATCACAACAGAAGACCAAACTGTACAGCCTCAGACCTGGTGATGGGGAATGAGTACACCTTCCGTGTCTACAGTGAGAACCTCTGTGGCCTGAGCGAGGAGCCATGTTTCAGCAAGAACACAGCTGCCATACCCAAGatag GACTGGACTGCAACCGGGCTCCTTTCAAGGAGAAGGACATGAACGCCTGTCCTAAGTTCACACAGCCCCTGCAGGATAGATCTGTAGTGGCAGGCTATAGCACTGCCATCAGCTGTTCTGTACGAGGATTCCCTAAG CCTAAAATCGTCTGGATGAGGAACAGGATGATCCTGGGAGACGACCCGAAGTTCCTGATGCAGAACAACCAGGGGGTGCTGACCCTGAACATCCGTAAGCCTGGCCTGTATGACGGGGGGAAGTACTCATGCAAGGCGGTGAATGACCTTGGAGAAGATGAAGTGGAGTGCAAGCTGGAGATACGAG CTGTCCCAGTTGAAAAGACGGAGAAAGACTGA